The following proteins are encoded in a genomic region of Nocardioides sp. cx-173:
- the rocD gene encoding ornithine--oxo-acid transaminase, with protein MTSSLTDLPATNGIEFARAEERTAHNYHPLPVVVAHAEGAWMTDVDGGRFLDLLAGYSALNFGHSHPALVAAAHAQLDKLTLTSRAFVHDQFADFCTALGDLCGKDLVLPMNTGAEAVETAIKVARKWGYEVKGVPADRATILVASGNFHGRTTTIVGFSDDPDARDGFGPFAPGFVTVPYGDLAALEAAIDDTTVAVLIEPIQGESGVVIPPEGYLRGVREACTRENVLFAADEIQAGLGRTGRTFACDHEDVVPDIYILGKALGGGIVPVSAVVADRDVLGVLKPGQHGSTFGGNPLACAVGHAVVDMLATGEFQRRADELSLLLRERLESMIGHGVLAVRVRGLWAGVDIDPAVGTGREVCEALMARGVLAKDTHGSTIRLAPPLVVSAADLSWGLDQLAEVVAR; from the coding sequence ATGACCTCATCGCTGACCGACCTGCCCGCCACCAACGGCATCGAGTTCGCTCGCGCCGAGGAGCGCACCGCCCACAACTACCACCCGCTCCCGGTGGTCGTCGCCCACGCCGAGGGCGCGTGGATGACCGACGTCGACGGCGGCCGCTTCCTCGACCTCCTGGCCGGCTACTCCGCGCTCAACTTCGGCCACAGCCACCCCGCGCTCGTCGCCGCGGCGCACGCCCAGCTCGACAAGCTCACCCTCACCAGCCGAGCGTTCGTGCACGACCAGTTCGCCGACTTCTGCACCGCCCTGGGCGACCTGTGCGGCAAGGACCTGGTGCTGCCGATGAACACCGGCGCCGAGGCCGTCGAGACCGCGATCAAGGTCGCTCGCAAGTGGGGCTACGAGGTGAAGGGCGTGCCCGCCGACCGCGCCACGATCCTGGTCGCCTCCGGCAACTTCCACGGCCGCACCACCACCATCGTCGGGTTCTCCGACGACCCCGACGCCCGCGACGGCTTCGGCCCCTTCGCCCCGGGCTTCGTGACGGTGCCCTACGGGGACCTGGCCGCCCTCGAGGCCGCCATCGACGACACGACCGTCGCCGTGCTGATCGAGCCGATCCAGGGCGAGAGCGGCGTCGTGATCCCGCCCGAGGGCTACCTGCGCGGCGTCCGCGAGGCCTGCACGCGCGAGAACGTCCTGTTCGCGGCCGACGAGATCCAGGCCGGTCTCGGCCGCACCGGGCGCACCTTCGCCTGCGACCACGAGGACGTCGTCCCGGACATCTACATCCTCGGCAAGGCCCTGGGCGGCGGCATCGTGCCGGTCTCGGCGGTCGTCGCCGACCGCGACGTGCTCGGCGTGCTCAAGCCCGGCCAGCACGGCTCCACGTTCGGCGGCAACCCGCTGGCCTGCGCGGTCGGCCACGCGGTCGTCGACATGCTCGCCACCGGCGAGTTCCAGCGGCGCGCCGACGAGCTGTCGCTGCTGCTGCGCGAGCGCCTCGAGTCGATGATCGGCCACGGCGTCCTCGCCGTCCGGGTCCGTGGCCTGTGGGCCGGCGTCGACATCGACCCCGCTGTGGGCACCGGACGCGAGGTCTGCGAGGCGCTCATGGCCCGCGGCGTCCTCGCCAAGGACACCCACGGCTCCACCATCCGCCTCGCGCCCCCGCTCGTCGTCTCCGCCGCCGACCTCTCCTGGGGCCTGGACCAGCTCGCCGAGGTGGTCGCGCGCTAG
- a CDS encoding glutamate--cysteine ligase → MRIDFHASAEPTLGVEWELALVDRKTRDLRNDASHLFARARHRMPDPSRLHQELLRNTVELVTGVCRTVPEAMAELHETLAAVVPAADELGLDLYGAGTHPFASWTAQELTPGHRYAELINRTQWWGRQMLIWGVHVHVGMPERDRVLPVLSALLNYYPHLQALSASSPIWAGVDTGYASNRALMFQQLPTAGLPFQFDTWAEYERFVDDQLTTGVIEVLSEVRWDVRPAPHLGTIETRVCDGVSTFDELAALTALVHCLVVDLDTRLAAGETLATMPPWHVQENKWRSARYGLDAIIILDAESRERLVTDDLVGLVERLTPVADRLGCEAELRSVLDIVRRGASYQRQRAVAERTGGDLVAVVDSVVRELRDGL, encoded by the coding sequence GTGCGCATCGACTTCCACGCCTCCGCCGAGCCCACGCTGGGGGTCGAGTGGGAGCTGGCACTGGTCGATCGGAAGACCCGCGACCTGCGCAACGACGCCTCTCATCTCTTCGCCCGCGCCCGGCACCGGATGCCGGATCCGAGCCGCCTGCACCAGGAGCTGCTGCGCAACACCGTCGAGCTCGTGACCGGCGTCTGCCGCACGGTGCCCGAGGCCATGGCCGAGCTGCACGAGACGCTCGCCGCCGTGGTGCCGGCCGCCGACGAGCTCGGGCTCGACCTGTACGGCGCGGGCACGCACCCCTTCGCGTCGTGGACCGCGCAGGAGCTGACGCCGGGCCACCGCTACGCCGAGCTGATCAACCGCACCCAGTGGTGGGGACGCCAGATGCTCATCTGGGGCGTCCACGTCCACGTCGGGATGCCCGAGCGCGACCGGGTGCTGCCGGTGCTCTCCGCGCTGCTGAACTACTACCCGCACCTCCAGGCCCTCTCGGCGTCCTCCCCGATCTGGGCCGGGGTCGACACCGGCTACGCCTCCAACCGGGCCCTGATGTTCCAGCAGCTGCCCACAGCGGGGCTGCCGTTCCAGTTCGACACCTGGGCCGAGTACGAGCGGTTCGTGGACGACCAGCTCACCACCGGGGTGATCGAGGTGCTCTCCGAGGTGCGGTGGGACGTGCGGCCCGCCCCGCACCTGGGCACGATCGAGACCCGGGTGTGCGACGGCGTCTCCACCTTCGACGAGCTGGCCGCGCTGACGGCTCTCGTGCACTGCCTGGTGGTCGACCTCGACACGCGGCTGGCGGCGGGAGAGACGCTGGCGACCATGCCGCCGTGGCACGTGCAGGAGAACAAGTGGCGCTCGGCCCGCTACGGCCTGGACGCGATCATCATCCTGGACGCCGAGTCCCGGGAGCGCCTGGTCACCGACGACCTCGTCGGCCTCGTGGAGCGGCTGACCCCGGTCGCCGACCGGCTCGGCTGCGAGGCCGAGCTGCGCTCGGTGCTCGACATCGTGCGCCGCGGCGCGTCCTACCAGCGGCAGCGGGCGGTCGCCGAGCGCACCGGGGGCGACCTCGTGGCGGTCGTCGACTCGGTCGTCCGCGAGCTCCGCGACGGGCTCTGA
- a CDS encoding DNA polymerase IV, whose product MTTSGGPPQARWVLHVDLDQFIAAVEVLRRPELAGLPLIVGGRGDPTERAVVSTASYEAREYGVGSGMPLRLAARKCPEAVILPVDAPAYEAASAVVMATLRAQEWDGAPVDVEVLGWDEAFLAAREPREDPVAFAEQLRAAVLAATRLHCSVGIGNNKLQAKIATDFGKPRGVYRITDETWFEEMGDRPTRALWGIGAKTAKRLAALGIDTVRQLAESDVRVLAAEIGPTMGPWFHRLGRGVDTSQVDPEPYVPRAHGREETFQADLEDWAEVEEAARRLARRAVADIDAEGRPAARVGIKVRFKPFLTVTRSLTLPEPSNDPEVLGAAAVELLGRVDRDRPVRLLGVRLEMTEPAGGY is encoded by the coding sequence ATGACGACGTCGGGCGGTCCGCCGCAGGCCCGCTGGGTGCTGCACGTCGACCTGGACCAGTTCATCGCCGCGGTGGAGGTGCTGCGGCGACCCGAGCTGGCGGGCCTGCCGCTGATCGTCGGGGGTCGCGGCGACCCGACCGAGCGGGCGGTGGTGTCCACGGCCTCCTACGAGGCGCGCGAGTACGGCGTGGGGTCCGGCATGCCGCTGCGGCTGGCGGCGCGCAAGTGCCCCGAGGCGGTGATCCTGCCGGTCGACGCGCCGGCGTACGAGGCGGCCTCGGCGGTAGTGATGGCGACGCTGCGCGCGCAGGAGTGGGACGGCGCGCCGGTCGACGTGGAGGTGCTCGGCTGGGACGAGGCGTTCCTGGCCGCGCGGGAGCCGCGCGAGGATCCGGTCGCCTTCGCCGAGCAGCTCCGCGCCGCGGTGCTCGCGGCGACGCGGCTGCACTGCTCGGTCGGCATCGGCAACAACAAGCTGCAGGCCAAGATCGCCACCGACTTCGGCAAGCCGCGCGGGGTCTACCGCATCACCGACGAGACCTGGTTCGAGGAGATGGGCGACCGGCCGACCCGGGCGCTGTGGGGGATCGGGGCCAAGACCGCCAAGCGGCTGGCGGCGCTGGGGATCGACACGGTGCGCCAGCTGGCCGAGTCCGACGTCCGCGTCCTGGCCGCCGAGATCGGGCCGACGATGGGGCCGTGGTTCCACCGGCTCGGCCGCGGCGTCGACACCAGCCAGGTGGACCCGGAGCCCTACGTGCCGCGGGCGCACGGTCGTGAGGAGACCTTCCAGGCGGACCTGGAGGACTGGGCCGAGGTCGAGGAGGCGGCCCGGCGGCTGGCGCGCCGTGCGGTGGCCGACATCGACGCCGAGGGCCGCCCCGCGGCCCGGGTCGGGATCAAGGTGCGGTTCAAGCCGTTCCTCACCGTCACCCGCAGCCTGACCCTGCCGGAGCCGAGCAACGACCCGGAGGTCCTCGGCGCGGCCGCGGTCGAGCTGCTCGGCCGGGTCGACCGGGACCGTCCGGTGCGGCTGCTCGGGGTCCGCCTGGAGATGACCGAGCCGGCAGGCGGCTACTAG
- a CDS encoding threonine/serine ThrE exporter family protein, which yields MAEGRALNLTMDFCLRVGELLLSSGAGAADVTSTMQTLAWHFGLRHPEIDVTFTSLSMSYQVSPEESPLMQVRHVKQRDIDYEDLTLVDHLVRDVIADHVDLAEARATLARIVSSGHGTPRWAISLGWGAMCSGVGILLRGDVTVVAIAFVAAVCIDRLQLWMARRRLPFFYQQVAGGAVATLLAAAAAGVGLVENPSLVITANIIMLLAGIGFMGALQDALSGFYITAGARLTEALLATAGIIAGVSGGLTVADVAGVELRRVGMAASTWETLTPVALGAALCAAAFAFSSYAPRRIILPIALIAGLAISISQSISIQGFGRAWPTALAAFFVGVVSYTVSGRLRVPPLVVVVSAVVPMLPGLSIYRGLALMAEGGTATSQGLLAMISAASIATALSAGVILGEYVAQPLRREASRLESRLAGPRLVGPLRYPGRRRRRRSRTFAS from the coding sequence ATGGCCGAGGGACGCGCGTTGAACCTGACGATGGACTTCTGTCTCCGGGTGGGGGAGCTGCTGCTCTCGTCGGGGGCCGGCGCCGCCGACGTCACCTCGACCATGCAGACGCTGGCGTGGCACTTCGGCCTGCGGCACCCCGAGATCGACGTCACGTTCACGTCCCTGTCGATGAGCTACCAGGTCTCCCCCGAGGAGTCTCCGCTCATGCAGGTGCGCCACGTCAAGCAGCGCGACATCGACTACGAGGACCTCACGCTCGTCGACCACCTGGTCCGCGACGTGATCGCCGACCACGTGGACCTGGCCGAGGCGCGCGCGACGCTGGCCCGGATCGTGTCGTCGGGGCACGGCACCCCCCGGTGGGCGATCAGCCTGGGCTGGGGAGCCATGTGCTCGGGGGTCGGCATCCTGCTGCGCGGCGACGTCACGGTGGTGGCCATCGCCTTCGTGGCGGCGGTCTGCATCGATCGGCTGCAGCTGTGGATGGCCCGCCGCCGGCTGCCGTTCTTCTACCAGCAGGTCGCGGGCGGAGCCGTCGCCACGCTGCTCGCGGCGGCCGCCGCCGGGGTGGGCCTGGTGGAGAACCCGTCCCTGGTCATCACCGCCAACATCATCATGCTGCTCGCGGGGATCGGGTTCATGGGCGCCCTCCAGGACGCACTCTCGGGCTTCTACATCACCGCCGGCGCGCGGCTCACCGAGGCGCTGCTGGCCACGGCCGGCATCATCGCCGGCGTCAGCGGTGGCCTCACCGTGGCCGACGTGGCCGGCGTGGAGCTGCGCCGCGTCGGGATGGCCGCCTCCACCTGGGAGACGCTCACCCCGGTCGCGCTCGGCGCCGCCCTGTGTGCGGCCGCGTTCGCGTTCTCGTCGTACGCGCCCCGTCGGATCATCCTGCCGATCGCGCTCATCGCCGGGCTCGCCATCTCGATCTCGCAGTCGATCTCGATCCAGGGCTTCGGCCGCGCCTGGCCGACCGCCCTCGCGGCGTTCTTCGTCGGGGTGGTCAGCTACACCGTCTCCGGTCGCCTGCGGGTCCCGCCGCTGGTGGTGGTCGTCTCCGCGGTCGTGCCGATGCTGCCCGGACTGTCGATCTACCGCGGTCTGGCGCTGATGGCCGAGGGCGGGACCGCCACCTCGCAGGGGCTCCTGGCGATGATCTCGGCCGCCTCCATCGCCACCGCGCTCTCGGCCGGCGTGATCCTGGGCGAGTACGTGGCGCAGCCCCTGAGGCGCGAGGCGAGCCGGCTGGAGAGCCGTCTGGCCGGACCCCGGCTGGTCGGTCCGCTGCGCTACCCCGGTAGGCGCCGTCGCCGTCGGAGCCGGACGTTCGCGTCCTAG
- a CDS encoding gamma-glutamyltransferase, whose protein sequence is MAQVALAAPNEAAAAAGERVALAGGNAVDAALAATLVTMVNEVGLVSLSSGGFVTVQPPDATPYTVDGWMDMPGRGSRPPGGGTWDVVTEYGDGVTTTIGPGSVAVHGSVAAFGEVHARDGRLPWRDLVAPAIEVARGGFRLSRASRYYLDHVHLDIYGWDEGSRAALHDRDGELTRGPVVLPDLVTTLHQLADEGPAALHTGDLARRIAGDVLARGGLLHADDLAAYAPVVRPSLATRIGRWTLATTPPPSVGGVCVAAMLRLLEDRPHGPWTPDDLDHLVRVQRAVLGHRLDVLDHTDDVAAAAAAFLALVDRDHLAVLESGSTAHVSAADSDGLACSVTVSSGYGSGLLAEGTGIWLNNCLGEQELNPRGLHGSAPGTRLLSNMAPTVGRHDDGSVLAIGSPGADRITTAVTQVLALFVSGGLSLRDAIDHPRLHLHRAGRPHEQLKQEGEPTMYFGGVGAALVGPDGRLDAAADPRREGAVRLVAGPG, encoded by the coding sequence GTGGCCCAGGTCGCCCTGGCGGCGCCCAACGAGGCGGCGGCCGCCGCGGGCGAGCGGGTCGCCCTGGCCGGCGGCAACGCCGTGGACGCGGCGCTGGCCGCCACGTTGGTGACGATGGTCAACGAGGTCGGCCTGGTCTCCCTCAGCTCCGGCGGCTTCGTCACCGTGCAGCCACCGGACGCGACGCCGTACACCGTCGACGGCTGGATGGACATGCCCGGCCGCGGCAGCCGCCCGCCGGGCGGCGGCACCTGGGACGTCGTCACCGAGTACGGCGACGGGGTCACGACCACGATCGGGCCGGGCTCGGTCGCGGTGCACGGCTCGGTCGCGGCGTTCGGCGAGGTGCACGCCCGCGACGGCAGGCTGCCCTGGCGCGACCTGGTCGCTCCGGCGATCGAGGTCGCGCGCGGCGGCTTCCGGCTCAGCCGGGCGTCGCGCTACTACCTCGACCACGTCCACCTCGACATCTACGGCTGGGACGAGGGCAGCCGGGCCGCGCTGCACGACCGCGACGGAGAGCTGACCCGCGGACCCGTCGTGCTCCCGGACCTGGTCACGACCCTGCATCAGCTGGCCGACGAGGGGCCGGCGGCCCTCCACACCGGGGACCTCGCCCGCCGGATCGCGGGCGACGTGCTCGCCCGCGGCGGCCTCCTGCACGCCGACGACCTGGCGGCGTACGCGCCCGTCGTACGGCCATCGCTGGCCACCCGCATCGGGCGCTGGACCCTGGCCACGACGCCGCCGCCCTCGGTCGGCGGGGTCTGTGTGGCCGCCATGCTGCGGCTGCTCGAGGACCGCCCCCACGGTCCGTGGACGCCCGACGACCTCGACCACCTCGTCCGAGTCCAGCGCGCGGTGCTCGGGCACCGCCTCGACGTCCTGGACCACACCGACGACGTCGCGGCCGCCGCGGCGGCGTTCCTGGCGCTTGTCGACCGCGACCACCTCGCCGTCCTGGAGTCCGGGTCGACGGCGCACGTGTCCGCCGCCGACAGCGACGGGCTGGCCTGCTCGGTGACCGTGTCGTCGGGCTACGGCTCCGGGCTCCTCGCGGAGGGCACGGGGATCTGGCTCAACAACTGCCTCGGGGAGCAGGAGCTCAACCCGCGCGGCCTCCACGGCTCGGCCCCCGGCACCCGGTTGCTGTCCAACATGGCGCCGACGGTCGGCCGGCACGACGACGGGTCGGTGCTGGCGATCGGCTCGCCGGGCGCGGACCGGATCACCACCGCCGTCACCCAGGTGCTGGCGCTGTTCGTGAGCGGCGGGCTGTCGCTGCGCGACGCCATCGACCACCCCCGGCTGCACCTGCACCGCGCCGGCCGCCCCCATGAGCAGCTCAAGCAGGAGGGCGAGCCCACCATGTACTTCGGCGGCGTCGGCGCCGCCCTCGTCGGCCCCGATGGTCGGCTCGACGCGGCCGCCGACCCCCGCCGCGAGGGCGCGGTCCGGCTGGTGGCGGGGCCCGGCTAG
- a CDS encoding DUF402 domain-containing protein, with translation MTAPVPPRPGDPVRVVMTKWGERPHWEFDAVLLGTDEAGDWLGLPAGGTMSRPGADYVAPVDQALLVPAEGAQASRGWLATFHATEGPLHTYVDMTTPPRWDGRTLRAVDLDLDVIRENDGRVWLDDEDEFAQHRVELGYPDELVALALSTSERILAAVEGRRAPFDGSALAWLSLVERLSV, from the coding sequence GTGACCGCGCCCGTGCCACCGCGGCCAGGCGACCCCGTCCGGGTCGTGATGACCAAGTGGGGCGAGCGTCCCCACTGGGAGTTCGACGCGGTGCTCCTCGGCACCGACGAGGCCGGCGACTGGCTCGGCCTGCCGGCCGGGGGCACGATGTCGCGGCCGGGCGCCGACTACGTCGCCCCGGTCGACCAGGCGCTCCTGGTGCCGGCCGAGGGAGCTCAGGCGAGTCGGGGTTGGCTCGCCACCTTCCACGCCACGGAGGGTCCCCTCCACACCTACGTCGACATGACCACGCCACCGCGCTGGGACGGCCGCACCCTGCGGGCGGTCGACCTCGACCTCGACGTGATCCGCGAGAACGACGGGCGGGTCTGGCTCGACGACGAGGACGAGTTCGCCCAGCACCGCGTCGAGCTCGGCTACCCCGACGAGCTGGTCGCGCTCGCCCTGTCCACCTCCGAGCGGATCCTCGCGGCGGTCGAGGGGAGGCGGGCGCCCTTCGACGGGAGCGCGCTCGCGTGGCTGAGCCTCGTCGAACGGCTCTCCGTCTAG
- a CDS encoding flavin-containing monooxygenase, with protein MSSPHAVDHVIIGSGFAGLCAAIKLQEDGETDFVVLEKAGEVGGTWRDNTYPGAACDVPSQLYSYSFAEHDWPSSYSPQPDIQAYTQRVAAESGTLDRFVFDTPVTDAVWDESAQRWSVHTPAGVWTARFLVVAAGALEEPKVPDLEGLDTFQGQVFHSARWDHDVDLAGKRIAVVGTGASAIQIIPELQKVAARLDVYQRTAPWVIPRNDRAYSGLERLALRRVPGLRRLYRTALYWSHEAYVPAFTLQPKIAAPARALALKNIEKGISDPALRDKVTPRFAFGCKRVLRSNTYYPALAADNTEVVTERIAKVTGDAVVTEDGTEREIDVLVVATGFHTTDLPIAEHITGRSGRTLADTWRRTGMAAYKGTTVPGFPNLFMLVGPNTGQGHTSMIFIIESQVAYLRDALRTVRRRGLDAVEPTQEATDRWNRSLQRRMRHTVWTTGGCDSWYLDDHGRNTVLWPRTTADFRRRLASFDQEAYV; from the coding sequence ATGAGCTCCCCCCACGCGGTCGACCACGTGATCATCGGCTCAGGCTTCGCCGGGCTGTGCGCCGCGATCAAGCTGCAGGAGGACGGCGAGACCGACTTCGTGGTCCTGGAGAAGGCCGGCGAGGTCGGCGGCACCTGGCGCGACAACACCTACCCCGGCGCCGCCTGCGACGTCCCGAGCCAGCTCTACTCCTACTCCTTCGCCGAGCACGACTGGCCCAGCTCCTACTCCCCCCAGCCCGACATCCAGGCCTACACCCAGCGGGTCGCCGCCGAGTCCGGCACGCTCGACCGGTTCGTCTTCGACACCCCGGTCACCGACGCCGTCTGGGACGAATCCGCGCAGCGGTGGAGCGTCCACACCCCGGCCGGCGTGTGGACCGCGCGGTTCCTCGTCGTCGCGGCCGGCGCCCTCGAGGAGCCCAAGGTGCCCGACCTCGAGGGGCTGGACACCTTCCAGGGCCAGGTCTTCCACTCCGCGCGCTGGGACCACGACGTCGACCTGGCCGGCAAGCGCATCGCGGTCGTCGGCACCGGCGCCTCCGCGATCCAGATCATCCCCGAGCTGCAGAAGGTCGCCGCCCGCCTGGACGTCTACCAGCGAACGGCGCCGTGGGTGATCCCCCGCAACGACCGGGCCTACTCCGGCCTCGAGCGCCTCGCGCTGCGGCGGGTGCCGGGTCTGCGCCGCCTGTACCGCACCGCCCTCTACTGGTCGCACGAGGCGTACGTGCCGGCGTTCACCCTCCAGCCCAAGATCGCGGCGCCCGCCCGAGCGCTGGCCCTGAAGAACATCGAGAAGGGCATCTCCGACCCGGCCCTGCGCGACAAGGTCACGCCGCGCTTCGCCTTCGGCTGCAAGCGGGTGCTGCGCTCCAACACCTATTACCCCGCCCTCGCCGCCGACAACACCGAGGTGGTCACCGAGCGCATCGCCAAGGTCACCGGCGATGCGGTCGTCACCGAGGACGGCACCGAGCGCGAGATCGACGTGCTCGTCGTCGCCACCGGCTTCCACACGACCGACCTGCCGATCGCCGAGCACATCACCGGCCGGTCCGGGCGCACGCTCGCCGACACCTGGCGCCGCACCGGCATGGCGGCCTACAAGGGCACGACCGTGCCGGGCTTCCCCAACCTGTTCATGCTGGTCGGACCCAACACCGGCCAAGGGCACACCAGCATGATCTTCATCATCGAGTCCCAGGTCGCCTACCTGCGCGACGCGCTGCGCACCGTCCGCCGCCGCGGCCTCGACGCCGTCGAGCCCACCCAGGAGGCCACCGACCGCTGGAACCGCTCCCTGCAGCGCCGGATGCGCCACACGGTGTGGACGACGGGCGGCTGCGACAGCTGGTACCTCGACGACCATGGCCGCAACACCGTCCTCTGGCCCCGCACCACCGCAGACTTCCGGCGCCGGTTGGCGTCCTTCGACCAGGAGGCATACGTATGA
- a CDS encoding TetR/AcrR family transcriptional regulator, whose amino-acid sequence MTSPARTRLAPDERRSQLLDLGVRLLATRSLDELSIDVLAEEAGISRGLLYHYFGNKHAFHEAVVRRAADDLIAQTAPPVEGEPLERLRVSVTAYVDYVTANYEGYLSLVKGAAGGNDALREIYEEARSALTDRIFREDARGQIVADTPTTRLLVRGWSAMAEELVLSWRAEPAGVSREELLAILAASLPALVEVIAPG is encoded by the coding sequence GTGACGTCACCCGCACGCACCCGGCTCGCTCCCGACGAGCGCCGCTCCCAGCTGCTGGACCTGGGGGTCCGGCTGCTCGCGACGCGCTCGCTCGACGAGCTCTCCATCGACGTGCTGGCCGAGGAGGCCGGCATCTCGCGCGGCCTGCTCTACCACTACTTCGGCAACAAGCACGCCTTCCACGAGGCCGTCGTACGCCGCGCGGCCGACGACCTGATCGCCCAGACCGCGCCGCCCGTGGAGGGCGAGCCGCTGGAGCGGCTGCGGGTGTCGGTGACGGCCTACGTCGACTACGTCACGGCCAACTACGAGGGCTACCTGTCCCTGGTCAAGGGGGCCGCGGGCGGGAACGACGCGCTGCGCGAGATCTACGAGGAGGCCCGCTCCGCACTCACGGACCGGATCTTCCGCGAGGACGCCCGGGGCCAGATCGTCGCGGACACGCCCACGACCCGGCTGCTGGTGCGCGGCTGGTCGGCGATGGCCGAGGAGCTCGTGCTCAGCTGGCGCGCCGAGCCGGCGGGCGTGAGCCGCGAGGAGCTGCTCGCGATCCTCGCGGCCTCCCTGCCGGCGCTCGTCGAGGTCATCGCGCCCGGGTGA
- a CDS encoding SDR family NAD(P)-dependent oxidoreductase — MRTLDGKVVVITGAGSGIGRALAVETAGRGSLLALSDVDEAGLAETVDLVKARGAEVRSDRLDVADRAAFAAYAKAVAEHFGRVNVVVNNAGVALSGDLADLSYDDMEWIVGVNFWGVVHGTKEFLPHLIASGDGHVVNLSSLFGLVSMPGQSAYNATKYAVRGLTEALREEMLVAGHPVGVTAVHPGGIKTAIARNARAAEGNDAAELARFFDEKLAKMTPEKAARVIVKGVLKNKARVLVGLDAHAVHQAAKLVGSRYQDVAARASRRVL; from the coding sequence ATGAGGACCCTCGACGGCAAGGTCGTCGTCATCACCGGCGCCGGCTCCGGCATCGGTCGCGCACTCGCGGTCGAGACGGCCGGGCGCGGCTCGCTGCTCGCGCTCTCGGACGTCGACGAGGCCGGCCTGGCCGAGACCGTCGACCTGGTGAAGGCGAGGGGCGCCGAGGTCCGCAGCGACCGTCTCGACGTCGCCGACCGGGCGGCGTTCGCGGCGTACGCGAAGGCCGTGGCCGAGCACTTCGGGCGGGTCAACGTGGTGGTGAACAACGCCGGCGTCGCGCTCTCCGGGGACCTCGCGGACCTGTCCTACGACGACATGGAGTGGATCGTCGGGGTGAACTTCTGGGGGGTCGTCCACGGCACCAAGGAGTTCCTTCCCCACCTGATCGCCTCCGGCGACGGCCACGTCGTCAACCTCTCCTCCCTCTTCGGGCTGGTCTCGATGCCGGGGCAGAGCGCCTACAACGCCACGAAGTACGCCGTCCGCGGGCTCACCGAGGCGCTGCGCGAGGAGATGCTGGTGGCCGGCCACCCCGTGGGCGTGACCGCCGTCCACCCCGGCGGCATCAAAACCGCGATCGCTCGCAACGCGCGCGCCGCCGAGGGCAACGACGCCGCGGAGCTCGCCCGGTTCTTCGACGAGAAGCTGGCCAAGATGACCCCGGAGAAGGCCGCCCGCGTCATCGTCAAGGGCGTGCTGAAGAACAAGGCCCGGGTGCTGGTCGGGCTGGACGCGCACGCGGTGCACCAGGCGGCCAAGCTGGTCGGGTCGCGCTACCAGGACGTGGCGGCCCGCGCCTCGCGCAGGGTGCTGTGA